A window of the Cicer arietinum cultivar CDC Frontier isolate Library 1 chromosome 6, Cicar.CDCFrontier_v2.0, whole genome shotgun sequence genome harbors these coding sequences:
- the UGT73B14 gene encoding scopoletin glucosyltransferase: MASQNNPLHIFFFPFMGHGHMIPSIDMAKLFASKGVKATIVTTPLNKPLVTKAIEQFKTHSNNIDIQIIKFPCVEGGLPEGCENVDSIPSPHLIPAFFKATWLLQEPLEQLLQQQKPNCIVADMFFPWSTASAAKFGIPRIVFHGTSFFSLCASQCLNLYEPFKNVSSDTELFEITNLPGNIKMTKLQLPSIFTQNDTMTQNTAKLFAAIRESEKKSYGVIVNSFYELEHVYADYYRDVLGIKAWHIGPLSIHNKKDKEITSYRGKEDSIDKHECLKWLDTKEKHSVVYLCFGSTTHFLNSQLKEIAVGLEASGKNFIWVVNKKKEDGEEWLPEGFEKRMEGKGLVIRGWAPQVLILNHEAIGAFVTHCGWNSTFEGVSAGVPMITWPVAAEQFYNEKLVTEVLKIGVPVGVKKWVGLFGDSIQCDLVEKAVKRVMEGEEAEEMRNKAKLFAEMAKKAGEEGGSSYLKLNALIEELGSLSQHQPILQD; this comes from the coding sequence ATGGCTAGTCAAAACAATCCGTTACACATATTTTTCTTCCCCTTCATGGGTCATGGCCATATGATACCTTCAATTGATATGGCCAAATTATTTGCTTCAAAAGGTGTTAAGGCAACCATAGTCACCACACCTCTCAACAAACCTCTCGTCACCAAAGCCATAGAACAATTCAAAACCCATTCTAACAACATAGATATTCAAATCATCAAGTTCCCTTGTGTAGAAGGTGGTTTACCTGAAGGATGTGAAAATGTTGATTCAATCCCTTCACCTCATCTCATTCCAGCATTCTTCAAAGCTACATGGTTGCTACAAGAGCCCCTTGAACAACtattgcaacaacaaaaaccaAATTGTATTGTTGCTGACATGTTTTTTCCATGGTCCACTGCTTCCGCCGCAAAATTCGGAATTCCTAGGATTGTGTTCCATGGCACTAGTTTCTTCTCATTGTGTGCTTCACAATGTTTGAATCTCTATGAGCCTTTCAAAAACGTTTCTTCTGATACAGAACTATTTGAGATTACTAATCTTCCAGGTAATATCAAAATGACAAAGTTGCAGCTTCCAAGTATATTCACTCAAAATGATACCATGACACAAAACACTGCCAAATTATTTGCGGCAATAAGGGAATCAGAGAAGAAGAGTTATGGTGTTATAGTAAATAGCTTCTATGAGCTAGAACATGTTTATGCAGATTATTATAGAGATGTACTTGGCATAAAAGCATGGCATATAGGTCCATTATCAATTCACAACAAGAAGGATAAAGAAATAACATCATATAGAGGAAAAGAAGATTCTATTGACAAACATGAGTGTTTAAAGTGGCTTGACACAAAAGAAAAACACTCTGTTGTTTACTTGTGTTTTGGAAGTACAACACATTTTCTTAACTCTCAGCTTAAAGAAATAGCTGTTGGACTTGAAGCATCAGGGAAAAATTTCATCTGGGTTgtaaacaaaaagaaagaagatgGAGAAGAATGGTTACCTGAAGGATTTGAGAAAAGAATGGAAGGAAAAGGACTTGTTATAAGAGGTTGGGCCCCACAAGTTTTGATTCTTAATCATGAAGCTATTGGTGCATTTGTGACTCATTGTGGTTGGAATTCAACTTTTGAAGGTGTGTCTGCTGGAGTGCCTATGATTACTTGGCCAGTTGCTGCTGAACAATTTTACAATGAGAAATTGGTGACTGAGGTGCTTAAAATTGGTGTACCTGTTGGAGTTAAAAAATGGGTTGGATTGTTTGGTGATAGTATTCAATGTGATTTAGTGGAGAAGGCTGTGAAGAGGGTTATGGAAGGTGAAGAAGCAGAGGAAATGAGGAACAAAGCAAAATTGTTTGCAGAAATGGCAAAGAAGGCTGGGGAAGAAGGTGGATCCTCTTACTTAAAATTGAATGCTTTGATTGAGGAGTTGGGTTCATTGAGCCAGCATCAACCTATCTTACAAGATTAA
- the LOC101511462 gene encoding scopoletin glucosyltransferase-like, whose amino-acid sequence MGTEYHNSLHIFFFPYFGHGHIKPTVDMAKLFASKGVKATIITTPSNETLISKFIQKSKISGHNIHIQTIEFTSPKTCLPNGSEIIDSIPSPESFFSFLKATESLQEPLEKLLVEQNPDCVVADMFFPWVTDSASKFGIPRIVFHGTSFFSLCATYCIKRFEPFKNVSSDFEPFVITDLPGNVKMTKSFLQPFEISKGSTEGLGKFFREIHESEMKSFGVVVNSFYELEKDYADYYRKGIGRKAWHIGPLCICNKSTEEKEGSIYEHECLKWLDMKKPNSVVYICFGSSTKVLDSQLKEIAVGLEASGKNFIWVVRKKKEEGEEWLPKGFEKRMEGKGLIVRGWAPQVLILEHEAVGAFVTHCGWNSILEGVCAGMPFVTWPVAAEQFYNEIWVTQVLKIGVPVGVTKWVESFGESIEWDLVEKAVKRILEGEEAQEIRNRVKLLSELAKKAVEEGGSSYSDLNVLIQDLSLLRN is encoded by the coding sequence ATGGGTACTGAATATCACAATTCTTTGCACATATTCTTCTTTCCTTATTTTGGTCATGGTCATATCAAACCAACTGTCGATATGGCCAAATTATTTGCATCAAAAGGTGTCAAAGCCACAATTATTACCACACCCAGTAATGAAACTTTAATCTCCAAATTTAtacaaaaatccaaaattaGTGGCCACAATATTCATATTCAAACCATAGAGTTTACTTCCCCAAAAACTTGTTTACCAAATGGTTCTGAAATTATTGACTCAATCCCTTCACCGGAATCATTCTTTTCGTTCTTAAAAGCCACAGAATCGTTACAAGAGCCACTTGAAAAACTACTAGTTGAACAAAATCCAGATTGTGTTGTTGCTGACATGTTTTTCCCTTGGGTAACTGATTCTGCTTCCAAATTTGGAATTCCTAGAATTGTGTTTCATGGTACTTCTTTCTTCTCGTTGTGTGCTACCTATTGTATCAAACGATTTGAACCTTTCAAGAATGTTTCTTCTGATTTTGAACCCTTTGTTATTACTGATCTTCCTGGTAATGTTAAAATGACAAAGTCGTTCTTACAACCTTTTGAGATTTCGAAGGGTTCTACTGAAGGATTAGGCAAATTCTTTCGGGAAATACATGAATCAGAAATGAAGAGTTTTGGGGTTGTTGTTAACAGCTTCTATGAACTTGAAAAAGATTATGCAGATTATTATAGAAAGGGAATTGGTAGAAAAGCATGGCATATTGGTCCTTTGTGTATCTGCAATAAGAGCACAGAAGAAAAAGAAGGTTCTATTTATGAACATGAGTGTCTAAAATGGCTTGACATGAAGAAACCCAATTCAGTTGTTTACATATGTTTTGGAAGTTCGACAAAAGTTCTTGACTCTCAGCTTAAAGAAATAGCTGTTGGACTTGAAGCATCAGGGAAAAATTTCATCTGGGTTgtgaggaaaaagaaagaagaaggagaagaatGGTTACCTAAAGGATTTGAGAAAAGAATGGAAGGAAAAGGACTTATTGTAAGAGGGTGGGCCCCACAAGTTTTGATTCTTGAACATGAGGCTGTTGGTGCATTTGTGACTCATTGTGGTTGGAATTCAATTTTAGAAGGTGTTTGTGCTGGAATGCCTTTTGTTACTTGGCCTGTGGCTGCTgaacaattttataatgaaatatGGGTCACTCAAGTACTTAAAATTGGTGTTCCTGTTGGAGTTACAAAATGGGTTGAATCGTTTGGGGAAAGTATTGAATGGGATTTAGTGGAGAAGGCTGTGAAGAGGATTTTGGAAGGAGAAGAAGCTCAGGAAATTAGGAACAgggtgaagcttttatcagagtTAGCTAAGAAGGCAGTGGAAGAAGGAGGCTCTTCTTACTCTGATTTGAATGTTTTAATTCAGGATTTGAGTTTGCTTAGGAATTGA
- the LOC101511787 gene encoding protein IRX15-LIKE-like, translating into MKNNSNPKLILLHPSIHRQTPTPPFLSNRLCLFFFLLTFFTIVFALSLITTINSSAANSAASSSVSPLPSSVTKALLHYASSSNSTTKTMSFSEINAIATTLLLKPHPNFLIFGLTHESLLWSALNHNGRTVFIDENEYTISKFEQTNPGIEAYDVQFTTKVSEHLKLLSQTKAESKRDCKPVQNLLFSECKLGINDMPNHVYQISWDVILVDGPRGYFPAAPGRMSAIFTAAVLARSKKVGKTHVFVHDFGREVEKIFSDEFLCEENLVHNVDQLGHFVVESVADNAETSQFCRNSTSLLSLSVSKYVD; encoded by the coding sequence ATGAAGAACAATTCAAATCCCAAACTAATACTCCTCCACCCTTCAATTCACAGACAAACCCCAACACCACCCTTTCTCTCTAACCGCCTCTGTCTTTTCTTCTTCCTCCTCACTTTTTTCACCATAGTCTTCGCTCTATCTCTCATCACTACAATCAACTCATCCGCCGCAAACTCCGCCGCATCCTCCTCCGTCTCACCTCTTCCATCCTCTGTAACCAAAGCCCTTCTCCACTATGCCTCATCCTCTAACTCCACCACCAAAACCATGTCTTTCTCCGAAATTAACGCCATTGCAACCACTCTTCTCCTTAAACCACATCCAAATTTCCTCATTTTCGGTCTCACCCACGAATCACTCCTCTGGTCTGCTCTGAATCACAATGGTCGCACTGTGTTCATCGATGAAAACGAATACACAATCTCTAAATTCGAACAAACAAACCCAGGAATCGAAGCTTACGATGTTCAGTTCACAACAAAAGTTAGCGAACACCTTAAGCTTCTTTCTCAAACGAAAGCAGAGTCAAAACGCGATTGCAAACCTGTGCAGAATCTCTTGTTCTCAGAATGCAAACTTGGAATCAACGATATGCCGAATCACGTTTATCAAATCTCTTGGGACGTGATTCTGGTGGATGGACCGCGGGGGTATTTTCCGGCAGCTCCGGGGAGAATGTCGGCGATATTTACGGCGGCGGTTTTGGCTCGGAGCAAGAAAGTGGGAAAGACTCATGTGTTCGTACATGATTTTGGGAGAGAAGTGGAGAAGATTTTCAGTGATGAGTTTCTTTGTGAAGAGAATTTGGTTCATAATGTGGATCAGTTGGGGCACTTTGTGGTGGAGAGTGTCGCCGACAACGCTGAAACTTCTCAATTTTGTAGAAATTCTACTTCCTTGTTGTCTTTGTCGGTGTCAAAGTATGTTGATTGA
- the LOC101512100 gene encoding uncharacterized protein At4g06744-like produces the protein MLSSKQTLLSISLITLLLSLLLVNSNSLTIEIPPIPLIPDILNFIDLRLAIIFPIIQTFKNTITSDPLGITTTWVGPNICNYKGFYCDNPPDNLTATTVASIDFNGFHLAAPSLDGFIDQLPDLALFHANSNNFSGTISSKLASLKYLYELDLSNNFLSGTFPISILNIPTLSFLDIRYNLFTGTVPQQIFTQTLDAIFLNNNNFILTLPDNLGDTKASYITLANNKFTGAIPSTIGKASSNLIEVLLLNNLLDGCLPYEIGFLENVKLFDAGSNRLTGPLPFSFGCLKNVEQLNFASNMLYGQVPEVVCALGNLANLSLSYNYFNRVGPICKKLIRSGVVDVRNNCILDVPDQRPLKECVAFYSVPRTCLRSRTFSIIPCHTPKAREINKRNLLSYSALQRNRLLL, from the coding sequence ATGCTTTCATCAAAACAAACTCTACTTTCAATTTCACTCATCACCCTCCTTCTTAGTCTCCTGTTGGTAAATTCCAATTCCCTGACCATTGAAATCCCTCCAATCCCATTAATCCCCGACATCTTAAACTTCATAGACCTAAGACTCGCTATAATTTTCCCAATAATCCAAACCTTCAAAAACACAATAACCTCAGACCCATTAGGAATAACCACAACATGGGTTGGTCCAAATATATGCAACTACAAAGGCTTCTATTGTGACAATCCACCTGACAATCTAACAGCCACCACCGTCGCCTCCATCGATTTCAACGGCTTCCACCTCGCCGCACCATCTCTCGACGGCTTCATTGATCAACTTCCGGATTTAGCTCTTTTCCATGCTAACTCCAACAATTTCTCTGGCACCATTTCATCAAAACTAGCATCACTAAAATATCTATATGAATTAGATCTAAGTAACAATTTTCTTTCCGGAACATTTCCCATTTCAATCCTAAACATACCAACACTCTCCTTTTTAGACATTAGGTACAATCTCTTCACAGGAACAGTGCCTCAACAAATTTTCACACAAACATTAGATGCAATtttcctcaacaacaacaattttattCTAACACTTCCCGATAATTTAGGCGATACGAAAGCATCTTACATAACATTAGCTAACAATAAATTCACCGGAGCAATTCCTAGTACAATTGGAAAAGCATCTTCCAATTTAATCGAAGTTTTATTATTAAACAACCTTTTAGACGGTTGTCTACCTTACGAAATAGGATTTCTAGAAAACGTTAAACTTTTTGACGCCGGTAGTAACCGTTTAACAGGACCGTTACCGTTTTCGTTTGGGTGTTTGAAGAATGTGGAGCAGTTAAACTTTGCTAGCAACATGTTGTACGGTCAGGTTCCGGAAGTGGTTTGTGCGTTAGGGAATTTGGCGAATTTATCTTTatcttataattattttaatagagtGGGGCCCATTTGTAAGAAGCTTATAAGAAGTGGTGTGGTTGATGTGAGGAATAACTGTATTTTGGATGTTCCAGATCAGAGACCGTTGAAAGAGTGTGTGGCGTTTTATTCAGTTCCGAGAACTTGTTTGCGTTCTCGAACGTTTAGTATTATACCGTGTCACACTCCTAAAGCTAGGGAGATAAATAAGAGGAATTTGTTGTCTTATTCTGCTCTTCAGAGAAATAGATTACTTCTGTAA
- the LOC101512430 gene encoding uncharacterized protein At4g06744-like, whose product MTLINSLSFSLLAIITFAFLLHSQSTILPQDHVATSESEALELTKTERETLEIIIGVGGGGTGYSPAPSPSADCPLPPPPPPDCPPPPPPPPLTRLEKAKTVLLNFKSQIYDSTGYTNNWKKSASVCNFNGILCDTFPNTIEQAVAGLDLNQARLSGKECTDIPLNGILDSIQELTFFHVNSNNFSGSIPKQITNYLYFYELDLSNNNLIGEFPNEVIQSKQLVFLDLRFNHLYGSIPSQLFEKDLDVIFINNNQFTQCLPENFGSTPARYLTFAHNQFTGQIPKSIGNAFKTLTEVLFLGNKFEGCLPFEIGYLKKATVFDVSQNLLTGPIPASFGCLEKIQFLNLASNKFYGTVPESVCVLPGIRNNGNLSLSDNYFTSIGPACWSLIKYRILDVSKNCIPGIPNQRSPRECYEFQCKKKACSNHESLSYVPCKTHWGNKQSNAPVSQEMAAEPVTYKSLKPHRLRLR is encoded by the coding sequence ATGACACTAATCAATTCCCTTTCCTTTTCACTCTTAGCAATAATAACATTTGCTTTCTTACTTCACTCTCAATCAACAATTCTACCTCAAGACCATGTAGCAACTTCAGAAAGTGAAGCACTAGAGTTAACAAAAACAGAAAGAGAAACACTAGAAATCATCATAGGGGTCGGCGGTGGAGGCACTGGTTATTCCCCTGCTCCTTCCCCTTCCGCTGACTGTCCACTTCCACCACCACCTCCCCCTGACTGTCCACCACCACCTCCTCCGCCTCCCCTTACCCGTTTAGAAAAAGCAAAAACAGTACTTCTCAACTTCAAAAGCCAAATCTACGACTCAACTGGCTACACTAATAACTGGAAGAAAAGCGCATCCGTTTGCAACTTCAACGGAATCCTCTGCGACACTTTCCCAAACACAATCGAACAAGCCGTTGCTGGGTTAGACTTAAACCAAGCAAGGTTATCAGGTAAGGAATGTACCGATATACCCCTCAATGGTATCTTAGACAGTATACAGGAATTAACATTCTTCCATGTCAATTCCAACAATTTCTCAGGTTCAATCCCAAAACAAATCACTAACTACCTTTATTTCTACGAACTTGACCTTAGTAACAATAATCTCATCGGTGAGTTTCCAAACGAAGTTATTCAATCAAAACAACTTGTTTTTTTAGACTTAAGGTTTAACCATCTTTACGGTTCAATTCCATCACAATTGTTTGAAAAGGACCTTGACGTAATTTTCATAAACAATAACCAGTTCACTCAATGTTTACCTGAAAATTTCGGTTCTACCCCTGCAAGGTACTTAACATTCGCTCATAACCAATTCACCGGTCAAATTCCTAAAAGTATTGGTAACGCTTTCAAAACATTAACCGAAGTTCTTTTCTTAGGGAATAAATTTGAAGGGTGTTTACCTTTTGAAATTGGGTATCTTAAAAAAGCAACGGTTTTTGATGTTAGTCAGAATTTATTAACCGGTCCTATTCCAGCTTCATTCGGTTGTTTGGAGAAAATTCAGTTTTTGAATTTGGCAAGTAATAAATTCTACGGTACTGTTCCTGAGAGTGTTTGTGTTCTTCCTGGGATACGTAACAATGGGAATTTGTCTTTGTCGGATAACTATTTCACTTCAATTGGACCAGCATGTTGGAGTTTGATTAAGTATAGGATATTGGATGTTAGTAAAAATTGTATCCCTGGCATTCCAAATCAAAGATCTCCGAGAGAGTGTTATGAGTTTCAGTGTAAGAAGAAGGCTTGTTCGAATCATGAGAGTTTGAGTTATGTTCCTTGTAAGACACATTGGGGGAACAAACAGAGTAATGCCCCTGTTTCTCAAGAAATGGCTGCAGAGCCTGTGACTTATAAGTCTCTTAAACCGCATCGGTTGAGattgagatga